The nucleotide sequence TCTCAGGAAcactgtggccagcaggaccaggacagtGATTCCTGCCCTGTGCTAGCACTGGAGAGGGTCACCTTGGCtcctgtgcccagttctgggcccctcagcCCAGGAAGGACAATatccagggctgctgtggtggtgtttgagggtccccaggatgagggaagagatgagaatcttgattCATGTTTCaaaaggctgatttattattttattatttatttattattttatattattattattatattatttatttatattttatttatattattatatttgtttattattgtatttgttatttattatttatttattattttatgatatatattatattaaaagaaaattatatactaaaactatactaaaggaagagaaaggagacatcagaaagctagaaaggaaaggcaaggaatgataaaatcttgtgactgctcacagcctcgacacaggtggctgtcattggtcatcaagtaaaaacaattcacatgctgggtaaacaattctccaaatcacatcccaaagcagcaaaacatggagaagctgaagctccccaacttctcaggagaaaagatcctggcaaaaggatttttcagaaaatatgtctgtgacaggctggatgaggctctggTCTGTTGACATGGTTGTCTTAGGTCATAGGCTGGACTCGATGGATCTCAGAAGCATTTTCCAAGCCGAATGATGCTGTAAGGGATGCCAGCAGGTCAGAGCAGACGATtgtccccctctgctctggtgagaccccagcTCAcccactgggcacagctgggctgtctccagcagcagaaggacatggagctgctggagcaggtcctgGGGAGGCCACGATGCTCTGAGGGCTCTGGAGCACCTCGAGAAGGgccagagagctggggctgtccagcCTGGACACGAGAAGGTGTCTGCAGACCTCATGGCACTTTTCCAGAGGGTGAAGGAGCTATAGGGAAGCTGGGCAGTGACtcttcctgcagggacagcccaagGGGGAATGGTACAagctgaaagaggggaaatttaagTTcagtattaggaagaaatttttttactgtgaggcCCTGACACAGAGTGCCCaaagaggctgtggctgcccctggatccctggcagtgcccaaggccaggctggacaggacttggagcagcctgggatgggggaaggtgtccctgccatggcagagggtgggatGAGCTcctttaaggtccattccacgattctgtgctgtgctggctgctccctgtcccagcgGTTAGGTCTCCTCTCCTTGGAAGCACACAAAGCTCTCACATTACGGAGCACACCCATTTAAAATTACCTCGATTACTTCAAGGCCCCGCGCCTCACAGCAGCGCTGCCCCGGAACCCCGGAGCGGGCCCGCGTTGCCGGCCGGACGCGGGCGGGAGGCGCGCCCGCCATGGCGGCGCCCACGCGGGTGTTCGCGTTCCGGGACGCGCGCTGGGCCCCGGACCCGGTGCTGGAGCCGAGCGCGGCCGTGCGGAGCCCGCAGCCGGTGCCGCTGGTCATTGACAACGGCTCCTTCCAGACGCGGGCTGGATGGGCCTGCCCGGACCCCGCCGTGCCCGCCGAGCCGCTGCTGCGGTTCCGCTCGCTGGCGGCGCGGAGCCGCGGGGCCCGCGGAGGGGCCGGCGCAGAGACCCAGGTGGGGAACGACCTGGGCAGCCCCGAGCCCCTGCGCTGGCTGCTGCGCTCGCCCTTCGACCGCAACGTGCCCgtccagctggagctgcaggagctgctcctcgACCACGTCTTCCAGCGCCTCGGCGTCTCCTCGCAGGtacggccgggccgggccgggccgggcggagcCGCCTGTGGATCccgggatggtttgggttggaagggaccgCGCTCCAcctcttgccatgggcagggacagcttccctGGCCCAGGTTGCTCAGATTTCCGTGCAGCCTGGcattggacacttccagggattgagcagtcacagcttccctgggcaacctgtgccagtgcctcacagGGAGAAATCTTTGcttaatatctaatctaaacatACTCCCCTAAACTTACTGCTGCTGTGTTGAGAGTTGCTTCTCAGACCGTGGAGCCCTCTGCCTGCATGACAACACCAATTTGAAAGCTTTACTCAGAGTGGAACTAAACTTCCACTGGCTTTCACTCGTCTCGTTGCATAGATTTTGGTTACttagattttaaataatttatatatgcCTTTAAAAGTCTATTCTCCTCCACCATCATGAGTTTATTCTTTGATTGAATGGACATTAACATTTTTTGCCCCTTTAAAGACCAGATATGATTTAACTTTCATGATTAATACCCTGCACATAAAGTGCTTTCTCATGCCCATTTTGGAGGAGTTTTTGCTGATGCTTAAAAGAAGAAGCAGAGATAACTAACCCCGGCTTTTCCCTTCATACCTTTATTACTGTTCTTTCCCCTTGtctctcccagggctgtgtggatCACCCAATTGTTCTGACAGAAGCAGTTTGCAACCCTCTGTACTCAAGGCAAATGATGTCTGAGCTCCTCTTTGAATGCTACCAAGTGCCAAAGGTGTCCTATGGCGTGGACAGCCTGTACAGTTTTTATCACAACAGGAGGCAGAACTGGCCCTGCAGTGGTTTGGTGATATCCTCAGGGTACCAGTGCACACACATTTTGCCAGTCTTAGAAGGCAGGTGAGTTCTGAATGTCTTAAGTCTGGTGCAGCCACTGGCTTTTCAAGTGATGCAAATAcctcttcctccagccctgcactaTTAGCTCTTGCAATAATTTAGACTGATGAGTTAAAACCAGGTCTGCAGATTTTGCTAAGTTGTGTTGAGTTTTGACTTGAGGAAGCAATGCAGCTCTTGTAAATGTTGTGTTTTAGTTGTTAATTGTGCCTTGATGTGTCCTTTCAAAGGGAGAAGGGGATATGTGTCCCAAGTGAGACTGGGCATTAACAAACATAATTTAGCTTTTAAAGCAGCTTTGGGACAAAGGGaagtgctctgtgtgtgagacttctgctgtgctggaggcttTTATCATTTTGGTTATTCTGCTACATTGCTctactttctctttttgcatttttttctctctttttttagtCCTTACTGGAGGAGATGGCTTTATTAAATCTGATAATAAATTTTCAAGGTTTACACTTGTCCAACCACTAAGTGTTACAAAGGTTAAAAAACTACTTTTAGCGCCACTACCCATCACTTCTCTTGTTAGAGCAGAACATCTCCTTGCTGTAgccaaaattatttaatatttgggctttttttaaaaagcagaactattttatttcacaatAAAACAGTGAACCAGCAGTTATGAATAGTTCAAATAGTGAACATAGCAGTGATTTTGCTGTTGCCTGAGAAAAGCATGTGTGTTAGATTCTCCGGTAAAcaaacaatgaaatatttatctgtGAATATTCATCAACAGAAATCAAATAATCTGGGGGAAAGCAGGAGCTCTGTTTGATTTGCTGTGAATTCCCTGAGTGTGAGCTGTGTCTGTTTGCATTTTGAGGCTGGATGCCAAGAACTGCAAGCGCATTAACCTGGGGgggtgccaggctgctgtgtaCCTGCAGCGCCTGCTGCAGCTCAAGTACCCCGGGCATTTCGCAGCCATCACGCTGAGCCGCATGGAGGAGATCCTGCACGAGCACAGCTACGTCGCCCAGGACTACATAGAAGGTAAAACCAGCTCTCATTCACCACCTGCTGGTGCTCACTTGTGGGGGTACCTGTCCtcagtttctctgggtctggactgaaggcacttgagacagcagttcatgttcagactcaggtgtttattatttcttatcagtgaaagagtctcactgctgtgagttgggcagcttttcattagaaggcacaaaatggccaacaatctcttggaacaaggtcttttaaggctaaactatccctttaagaactgacacctggattattttcctttttaacccaataactgatcccacagagctgcaatggggatttttctgcccaattacaaaatgccacccaaacccatgaagaagaagcccaggatgacactctgtgccctccatcttgcttccatccacaacatgCTAAAATCCCAAACCCCTAAATTTCTCATCAAGTGAtacacccacactgctctctataatctactccacacttttgtggattctagtctgtcttgaagtctgggaaactttctcaCTTATTGTTGTTGTTCACCCACTCATGTTGTTGTTCTTTAACATAATTCCCCGCTTGTTCTCAATGTTTTTAGTTTGTCCTCTCTACCCCTTGTTTTGAACTCGGCTCGaattctttcagaaatattctacttctgttttgctttctttgtggTAATCAGCCTTACATTTAACAGCAGtttagtatttaaaattaagcCAGAAATCAAATTTAACTACTACTAGAAATTAGAAATCTGTATTGGTTTAAATTTCTCTGTGAATAAAAATTGTGATGGTTTCAGCAGAAAAGGATTTAAAATGAGCTTGTTTCCTTTATATGTCAACAAAACATTTTAGGGGGTTAGGATTTCTGTGTTTCCTATCTGCTTTAAGGTTTCCAGAGTTGCACAGGACATTTCTCATGACTTTGTGTGAATTAAATAAGTTATTAAATTTCCATGGCAAATGTCATCTGAAGTAGGGCctgaagaaaaggtttttttttttttaaatttgtcaCTTGTGAATGAGCCTTCCTTAGAAATATGTGAGCGCTCTCCCTCCCCTTGGGCAGAAAGACTTCAATGTGCACTTGCACTTTGCAGTACTTGTTGTTTCCTGGAGGCCAGATAactcagagctgcctgcactggGTGTGTGacctgcaggcagcactcagAGGGGCAGCCAAGCTTGGGAACAGTTGCCAAGAGCTGACAGAATTCTGTGCTTGCACTTTTTGCCTTCTTCCCTCACCTTTCATCTTTCACACAAGGTGCACATAACATGCAAATCGTTTTGTGCTGCCAGAACAAAaaattgctttgctttccaaatgcccagagctgcagaagtgGCGGTGCCCAGAGTACTACGAGAACAACGTGCACAAGATGCAGCTGCCTTTCTCCAACaagctgctgggcagcactgtGGCAtctgaggagaagcaggagaagaggcagcagcagctgcggCGGCTGCAGGAGCTCAACGCGCGGCGTCgggaggaaaagctgcagctggaccaggagaggctggacagGTTGCTGTATGTGCAGGTAACGCAGGCAGAGTTGCAGTGTGGTGGCTTGGGAGGAGGGCAGGCTCTATCACAAGGTCACACATCATGGTGAAGAAGCTGTGACTGTCGTGGGTGTTCCCTGATAGGAGCTTGCCAAGGTTAGTTGTGAGTTAATAGAGATTTTTGATGCAGGGGatgttttcagtttctgaacAGCACTTCTGGGAAATACTTCAAATGCTGTCAAAGTGTGCACATCATAGTCTCTAGTCATGCAAGCAGAGTGACTGTACATCATTGCTGACTGCTGTTGCCCTGTCTTGTTCATCACAGCTAGCTCTGATCTCTCCACAGGAACTTTTAGAAGATGGTCAGATGGATCAGTTCCACAAAGCTTTGGTGGAGCTGAACATGGACTCTGCAGAAGAGCTTCAGTCTTACATCAACAAATTGAGTCTGTCTGTTGAacagacaaagcagaaaatcctgCAGTCAGAAGTCAATATTGAAGTAGATGTTGTGGACAGCAAGCCAGAGGTAGGATGTTTTCACCAAGATAATTCTCATTTTATCTCTGAATGAATTAAACTTCTGTGCTTGAAAATTGTCCCTTCTGACTTCCACTGATGAACTAAGCTTTTTCTTTAACACATTGCAAGTCATTATTAAGTTGGCAactgtttctctcttttcagaGAGAATGTCCTGAGACAACCATCCTTAATCTTCATTAGTCTTCTGTTAAACATACAAAGGAGATAAAGATACAACCCATCcatctttttgtttaaaaaagtatttgttctcctttttgtttttcctcttcaggtGCAGAGAACTTAAATGGTAAACAGCCAACCCTGCCTT is from Serinus canaria isolate serCan28SL12 chromosome 20, serCan2020, whole genome shotgun sequence and encodes:
- the ACTR5 gene encoding actin-related protein 5, with translation MAAPTRVFAFRDARWAPDPVLEPSAAVRSPQPVPLVIDNGSFQTRAGWACPDPAVPAEPLLRFRSLAARSRGARGGAGAETQVGNDLGSPEPLRWLLRSPFDRNVPVQLELQELLLDHVFQRLGVSSQGCVDHPIVLTEAVCNPLYSRQMMSELLFECYQVPKVSYGVDSLYSFYHNRRQNWPCSGLVISSGYQCTHILPVLEGRLDAKNCKRINLGGCQAAVYLQRLLQLKYPGHFAAITLSRMEEILHEHSYVAQDYIEELQKWRCPEYYENNVHKMQLPFSNKLLGSTVASEEKQEKRQQQLRRLQELNARRREEKLQLDQERLDRLLYVQELLEDGQMDQFHKALVELNMDSAEELQSYINKLSLSVEQTKQKILQSEVNIEVDVVDSKPETPDLDPVGSEQSLEDVESINEFEPLFAEEQPEVEKPVAAVQPVFNLAEYHQLFLGTERIRAPEIVFQPSLIGEDQAGIAETMQYVLERYSKEQQAILVQNVFLTGGNTMYPGLKARIQKELLEMRPFQSSFQVSLASSPVLDAWYGARDWAVEHMAREEGWISRKDYEEKGGEYLKEHCASNVYVPIRLPKQAPRAAEAPSRASGTGNPSEQA